From Penicillium psychrofluorescens genome assembly, chromosome: 1, one genomic window encodes:
- a CDS encoding uncharacterized protein (ID:PFLUO_000051-T1.cds;~source:funannotate), whose protein sequence is MHVSTILAAFVSTLALGVESKKINMQCGFAADHTGMIQQPYCCRGFKPAEHNPKANQATDCDELKVPQLCEDQSRPACCYTIGPEYICTSHVVFQDAANV, encoded by the exons ATGCACGTGTCAACCATCCTTGCCGCCTTCGTCTCAACTCTCGCCCTAGGCGTGGagtcgaagaagatcaacatGCAATGCGGATTCGCCGCTGACCACACGGGGATGATCCAGCAGCCCTACTGCTGCCGGGGCTTCAAGCCAGCGGAGCACAATCCCAAGGCCAACCAGGCTACGGACT GTGATGAATTGAAGGTACCTCAGCTATGTGAGGATCAATCTCGGCCTGCATGCTGCTATACAATT GGCCCGGAATACATTTGCACTTCGCACGTTGTCTTCCAGGATGCGGCGAATGTTTAA
- a CDS encoding uncharacterized protein (ID:PFLUO_000053-T1.cds;~source:funannotate): MFGRFYAETHSQQRHHRRRDNDAQQFQDAHIHWVNISFSAGDVMTPDWDLFEVAKLAIRGGRASISSRPSMHGCSLIYSVKVEGTFTHRDGILIAADALICGYQREIDQGRGPGRFEGSRSEW; the protein is encoded by the exons ATGTTTGGACGATTCTACGCCGAAACTCACTCTCAGCAgcgccaccaccgccgccgcgacAACGATGCCCAACAGTTCCAAGATGCCCACATCCACTGGGTGAACATCTCCTTCAGTGCCGGCGATGTCATGACGCCTGACTGGGACCTCTTCGAGGTCGCCAAACTGGCCATCCGTGGCGGTCGCGCCAGCATCAGCAGCCGGCCGAGCATGCATGGATGCAGCCTCATATACTCTGTCAAGGTCGAGGGTACCTTCACCCACCGGGACGGCATCCTTATCGCAGCCGACGCTCTTATTTGCGGATATCAGCGGGAAATTGACCAGGGTCGGGGTCCAG GACGTTTCGAGGGATCGCGCAGTGAATGGTAG
- a CDS encoding uncharacterized protein (ID:PFLUO_000052-T1.cds;~source:funannotate): MQTTSTPLDPKPKKLRDDNTWEDPFTTTEIKKIYGHTRKISPKLGNRVLALLHSRRLSGTLDINLPAEVTRTVPQSQIDKALEWLRANYPVDEDACIMQRIEREELEDEEKYNYHPQSGSYGAQLGEQNDAYGRSVFQKMREKNEKQYFEEEERKRKAWLEGEAQEYEQMRRQVKGNTKLQKFEEAAVVEARPRADPKVNPYLAWRQRLHIESVPNQVEAVDLTTSQRLLLPLLFSFLTLGLCYVFAQNYEPPQRQDRLWPDVPPALATVGTIVAANIAVTIMWRHIPPSWKLLNRFFVIVPFYPHSVSLIGSMFSHQTFKHLFTNMLVLTFMGTRVHDELGRGNFLAIYLASGVVGSMMSLTNFVLLSQLGMSSLGASAGTSGIVAAWCMFHSKFVLSHKFVSMSS; the protein is encoded by the exons ATGCAGACAACCTCGACTCCTCTTGACCCCAAACCAAAGAAACTGCGTGACGACAACACCTGGGAGGACCCCTTCACCACTACCGAGATCAAGAAAATATACGGCCACACAAGGAAGATATCGCCGAAATTGGGCAACCGGGTTCTGGCGCTCCTACACTCTCGTCGCTTGTCTGGCACGCTCGACATCAACCTACCTGCCGAAGTTACCCGCACGGTCCCCCAATCCCAAATCGATAAGGCTTTGGAATGGCTTCGTGCAAACTATCccgtcgacgaggatgctTGTATCATGCAGCGGATtgagagagaagagcttgaggacgaagaaaaaTACAACTACCACCCGCAAAGCGGTTCCTATGGAGCCCAGCTTGGTGAGCAGAATGATGCCTACGGGAGGAGTGTCTTTCAAAAAATGCGCGAGAAAAATGAGAAGCAGTATtttgaagaagaagagcgcaagcgcaaggcaTGGCTGGAAGGCGAAGCGCAGGAGTACGAACAGATGCGACGTCAAGTGAAGGGGAACACGAAATTGCAGAAGTTTGAAGAGGCAGCTGTTGTAGAAG CTCGCCCACGCGCGGATCCCAAAGTGAATCCATATCTGGCCTGGCGCCAGCGGCTTCACATCGAGTCTGTACCCAACCAGGTTGAGGCTGTCGATCTGACCACG TCTCAACGCCTTCTCCTGCCtctgctcttttcttttctcaccCTCGGTCTCTGCTATGTGTTCGCTCAAAACTACGAGCCTCCCCAGCGGCAGGACCGTCTCTGGCCGGATGTACCTCCAGCACTTGCGACTGTTGGGACCATCGTTGCAGCCAATATCGCTGTTACCATTATGTGGAGACACATCCCGCCTTCATGGAAGTTGCTCAACCGATTCTTTGTCATTGTTCCCTTCTACCCCCATTCAGTCAGCTTGATTGGAAGCATGTTTAGCCATCAGACCTTCAAGCATCTCTTCACGAACATGCTTGTTTTGACATTTATGGGAACCCGAG TTCACGATGAACTCGGCCGCGGAAACTTCCTGGCCATCTATCTGGCCTCCGGCGTGGTGGGCTCGATGATGTCGCTTACGAATTTTGTCTTGTTGAGCCAGTTGGGCATGTCCTCCCTCGGAGCGAGCGCGGGCACTAGCGGTATTGTTGCTGCATGGTGCATGTTCCATTCCAAGTTCGTTCTTTCACACAAATTCGTCTCCATGTCTTCGTAA
- a CDS encoding uncharacterized protein (ID:PFLUO_000050-T1.cds;~source:funannotate), translating to MLTSAQMKPALLTGHPCISLAAPSLNQHEQRRPTHTSVAPLLKQRIPPHSWDSHIHVVEPQRFPVSPAALYQPSTHTLVDALAFESTLGIQNMVLVQPSVYGSDNSCLMDALTKIGPERGRGIVVVDPTTVPTETLNEWHALGVRGLRVNLQSIGRVMDQMELERTLIQHADIARPRNWIVEVYLPLNMVPLFEPIVPRLGIRICIDHFGSPELSSVLRYHDRTPFDPYALPGFRSLISLLRGGHTYIKVSAPYRLSKDQHLRDLLIMAREFLHVAPGRVIYATDWPHTRFTGVDIGPFTESCLQLCADKPGLAERLFRRNTEEMLGMLTV from the coding sequence ATGCTCACATCGGCCCAGATGAAACCTGCCTTGTTGACCGGCCATCCTTGCATATCGCTCGCCGCGCCGTCACTTAACCAACATGAGCAACGGCGGCCCACTCATACTTCGGTTGCACCTCTTCTAAAACAACGGATCCCACCGCACTCGTGGGATAGCCACATTCATGTCGTGGAGCCACAGCGGTTTCCAGTCTCGCCAGCTGCTTTGTATCAGCCCTCAACGCACACGTTGGTGGACGCCCTGGCCTTTGAGTCCACTCTGGGGATCCAGAATATGGTCTTGGTGCAACCGTCAGTTTACGGGTCCGACAATTCCTGTCTCATGGATGCACTCACGAAAATCGGCCCTGAGCGCGGCCGTGGCATCGTGGTGGTTGATCCCACTACTGTCCCGACAGAGACGCTGAACGAGTGGCATGCCCTGGGCGTGCGCGGACTGCGAGTCAATCTCCAGTCCATCGGAAGAGTGATGGATcagatggagctggagaggaCATTAATTCAGCATGCTGACATTGCTCGGCCACGGAACTGGATTGTCGAGGTGTACCTCCCACTGAACATGGTTCCTCTTTTCGAACCGATTGTGCCTCGCCTCGGTATCCGCATCTGCATCGATCATTTTGGCAGCCCAGAGTTGTCTTCTGTATTGCGCTACCACGATCGCACACCCTTTGACCCATACGCCCTACCTGGTTTCCGGTCTTTGATTTCTCTGCTGCGTGGAGGCCACACATATATCAAAGTGTCTGCGCCGTACCGTCTCAGCAAAGACCAGCATCTACGTGATCTCCTGATAATGGCGCGAGAGTTCTTGCATGTGGCCCCTGGCCGTGTCATCTACGCAACAGACTGGCCACACACACGCTTTACTGGAGTTGACATCGGTCCCTTTACTGAGAGCTGCCTGCAGCTATGCGCCGATAAGCCAGGATTAGCTGAGAGGCTTTTCCGCAGGAACACAGAAGAGATGCTTGGTATGCTCACTGTATGA